The Cryptomeria japonica chromosome 2, Sugi_1.0, whole genome shotgun sequence region cacctgcaacatcaacaccgataaatatagatatttcctcctaTAAGCcactgacacattgtcagaggactctaaagaatattaagaggaaagtgcttgatgatttaaaggagtattttgatgattttattgatagtgagaaagaagaagtagaacaggaagtcattaattatttatgtgttaaCGATCGGTCGCCGTCTAAGATTAGATTGGTtacaccaaattctttgtatacttctttagataataaatggcgcattgccattgaaagagaagaggagatcaaggagaaaatttttgcacaatactttcttgatgcttcaaattctaaattatttgaaataatggataagaacaaagacctcttcttcatgagaagaagaagactcagacTACTAGAAGGTAGAGCTtttgaagtggaaaaggacacagATTTACATGCTAAAGTTGGTGTCAGGTTACACCATGTATCTAAAGCCAATAAGAAGGCTAAACAAGCACTTGACCTATCCACAGCAAACCGGATGAGATCTTtgacagtgaaggtgaaagagtgacagagaaaattggcactattgatgttgatgcattagatagtGAGGATGTCACTccggacaaagagaaagagaaacgggataaagaaaaagcagagaaagagaaacaagacaaagagaaagcgGAAAAAGATAAGCaggaaaaaaacaagaagaaagaggaagagaagaagaaaaaggaacagAAAAAGAacgaggaagagaagaagaaagaggagaagagaaaagaagaggagaagaaaaaagaagaggagaagagaaaagaagaggagaagagcaaagaagaggagaaaaggaaagaaaaagacaagaggaaggaagaagaaaggaagaaggaggaagagaagaaaaagaaggaagaggataagaagaaggaagaaatggagaagaaaacacaagaagaggagcaaaagaagaaagaagaggaaaagaaaagagcagaagaggagaaggaagtagagaagaacaaacaagcggAGATCAAAGCAAAAGAAGGagcggagactccaaaggcaaccagtgaTCAAACCAAACAGGTTGACACCAttagtcctattgatcttcaatctgCAAATGAGTCTAAGCTGcttcaaagcatcaaacttgcacaggagagactggaagcattgagaaggaagaaagaacaagatgtcatacaaactgttgttgacacccttaccagtctgattcccggtaccaacctccccagtaccgattcctctctagccaaGCTTAAGCTTCTTTctaccatagtggaggaccaggtacaatgcttggaagatgttgttgtagCCACTACAATGAAGAACCATGAAAAAGAACTGAatgttgccttagtcaagaaactgaatgagctgaGATCACAACTACTGAAACAGCAAAAGGATATCAGtgtagctatgggtgaaggtaacttACTAttaagtaaaatctgccaaccccatctattttgtgacgatgtgcttaaACAGAAAGATAAACTCAAATCGGAGTTACAGGCATATATAAgaaacttcaagatgccatatgattcattcactacatatgggaaaacgGTTCATCATTTCAAGCTTCaaactgccaagatggactcagagaTCTGCAATTGGACTaaggatttgcaggagcttcaattgctcatattgccaagactgcagattcttcagaaatgttttctcaatctagaagctatcacggtaactcaagagatgagtaccattgatgcaatggaagaattggtATTCCAGACGCAGACTGAACGTGAGATTGCTacttcattgcttgagtcatggactttggtcatgaaaacttttatgcaggactttaaatttgtttttgataaatttcattccttattgtcatgaaaaTTTACTctattttatatataaggaaaacaggggttattctgcattaatttgtcattgttggcaaagggggagtagtgtacattacaTTAAAATtctggtgaatgttaccatttcatgtgtACTTTCTTGTTACCATTTTGGGCAGTAGTGtacatgcttagggggagtagtgtatatgcttagggggagtaattttgattttgacatttttattgtaaaacacttagatgtcaaaattttcttaagtgttgccatcaatgccaaagggggagattgttggcattttgatgatgttgtgattgtcattgatggacacacactttctagatgatggacacacactttcttgatgtatgagttatactcaaccggtaattattccaactggtattctgtattattgaatgtatagtctttagacttggtattttgcagaagatgtctaccggtcacagattgactgaagagctcaagtggtatggagatcccaagcggttcgaggatctcaagcggtacgaaggaacaaagcagtagttGGAACACTatgattttccagtcttcattttttgacaaaccggtaatcggtatattgtattaactggtattactctgtgatgagttaccaaccagtattactataatgtgtgatgatttatcatccaccaacactttggcagtgattttgtgtcgtgttaccaaatgtgtccagatgcactgaacctaggaacttgtagtctaatcctattggaccgacatgtaaccagattcctttataaggatatcatgtctagggtttgcatagaTGAGATAATGTATGAGAGATGAATgttatgtgtgatcatagaagagaagattaggtctatgtgaagaagcagagtgtggagatattgaagactgaggtaatgttgaaatgcattaacaatgaactGTCAAGTATCTAATTAAGCAggctatgctatttgctagatcattcacttattgactactcacatcttcgacaagtctaaaaacccttaaccaggtaggcctagcaaagcctttgtaaatcctctaacaagttggttcacaactgtggatctgaaatcctctagcaacgtagtctttaacatgacttatgtCCTAACAAAGagctagattcctaacaggatctgttctggtgaagaacattgtatgaccttaaccgatctgaccttaactagtccggtttctattctgcagatagttacttgtgagtttctactcaccgtggtttttcccatttgggtttccacgtcaaatatcttgtgttatggtggttgtgctattgtgggtgaatgctttgtttgctatttagtttgcatttatcttaactggtttattagtgcaACTGTTGCACCGATTATCTGctaaattgcttaagagtttgtttacagtattttttggtatcctaattcacccccccccccccctcttagtattcatcactcgtTTATGACATATTCTACAAGGcctgtgagtcggtatgttgtaacccggttgtgaccggttggatgtaatcagatttcatgcaataaaactatctattctgcattgcctccatcatatatgtgtgtttctgttgtgttactcttgttgaccggtccagattgatctccttgaggtccctcctcaccagtgactgcttcagaGTTTGTGCCCAATTCAATGGCCCCCAGCTATGAtgataagggtaaaggtaaattGGGGGTTCCCTCTCTTAGGTCGGTGGCTCCCTTTGTAAAAAGAAGATGAAACCACAAAAGGAATCAAAGTCTGATCCTAGTTTGCAATCCCCTACTACCCACCCCCGCATGTCGATGCTATTGACACGGGTTTGCATATGGAAATTCATATGGATATTGGTAATGTTACCCCTTTGGAGAAAGGGTCTTCTATTATTGACTCTAGCCATATGATTAAGAATGTGAAGGATGTTACAAATAGCCAGAGTGACCTATTTTTATGGATGGTATCAGAGATTAATGCTTTTGCCACTATTCAAATGTGCAGAACATGGATAAATTGTTTGCCACTATTCAAGAGTTGGCTAAAGGAATAaaggatttgaagaaagagcatgaTCAATGCATTAAAGTCTTAGAGGAGTCCCTTGCTAAGATTCAGGAGAAAATGAGGGTTGTTGTTTCTGTTAGTCGGATGGCCATGGTGAATAGCTCTGAAGGACTTAAGCAGTTGAATGCCCAAGCTCAGGCTATCCAGAATATCTCCAAAGGGGGAGCGGATTCCCTTAATGTCAGTGTCAAATCTGTGAGGATGGTTGCAGCCCACAAATTGGCTTCTGGTTTTTCACCCGGTCCTCATACTCGGCTTCGCAGCAGGGACAAGGGTATAACTCCCATTGACAATATAATCCATAAGGTGCGTAGTATTAATCAAGACTTGATTCGAAAGAATGAAAATTTAATGAAATCTCTGTAAGGTCTTCGGGGCTTTGTTCCTCTATTTTTGATGTTCTGTTTTTGCTTATATCTAGTGATTGGTTAGCGTTTGTTTTCTGCTACTAGATAGTTTTGTTGTAAAGAGTTTCAGGTCTCTTCAAATCCTATTTTCCTCTAATAAAAAACAATGACTTCCATACTGTAATATAGATCAAGGTTGATGGCATCATTAACACAAAGAAACAACTATTGTTTTCCTAGGAATGTAATATAGATCAAGGTTAATGGCATCTTTGCGTACAACTGTATTATACAGTTTTCTACAACATATACTTTTGTAGATTTTATATATTGGTCGCACTCGGACATAAAGTGGCACAAATAATAGAATATCGTTCTAGGCGTTGCTGAGATCAAATTCTTCCAAACGCCAAAGACCAAATTGGTGAATATCAAACCGTGTTAATCAACACATTAATTTCAATACGTTAATGGTTGAGCTTGAACAACCGCGGGAACGGGTCTCACACGCAAACGGGACGCACACGTTAATTGAGAGAATCTGGAGCAACATAACAATTGGGTCTATTTATTGAGGCTCAATTCGAGTTGTTCTTCAGTAAATCTCTTCTGTTGGCgaattcaaaatgaaaaatttaatagtgTTCGCGATAGCATTAGTCGTTATGGTTCATCCTTCTCATCAGCTGAGTAGGTATGAAGTATTGTCGAGGAGGTCTCGTGTGAGGAGGGAGGCAGAGGAATGGGTAGCTCCTTCCATTAGCAGTGAATATTCATGGAAGCTCAATCAATACGCCCAAGATGGATTGCAGGAGAATGACAAAATAACCGCTCTGCCTGGCCAGCCAGCAGGAATAACGTTTGCACAGTACTCAGGATATGTGACGGTTGATGCAGAGGCAGGGAGAGCACTTTTCTACTATTTTACAGAGGCCACTGAAGACCCATCTGCAAAGCCTCTGCTCCTCTGGCTCAATGGAGGTATTCTCTTCACCAGATATTTCACTTGATGTTTTTCATTAACATCCATTACAACTTACTTATTTCCTACCATATATCAGGGCCAGGATGCTCATCTTTTGGTGTGGGAGCAATGACAGAATTGGGTCCGTTCCGCGTACAACCAGATGGCAAAACTCTTTCTAAAAATCCATATGCATGGAACCAAGGTTTTACATATATTACCTCACGCTTTATAATGTTTTAACCAGATGGATACAATGGAATTATACAAATATTGGTACCAACAGTTGGTTATATCTAAAATTTTCCCCCACTAAAAAGCTATTGTTCAACATCACCCGGAGATTTATTTAACTTTTGTATTTTGCAGTGGCAAACACCCTGTTTTTGGAATCGCCTGCCGGGGTTGGATTTTCATACTCCAATACCACCTCTGATTATCTAAACGGCAATGATGATAACACAGGTATTTCAATTAATAAATTATGAAAGAGATCTTGTGACATGAAGGCTGCATAAAGTGAAGATTTCTTATTAAAAACAATATTTCAATACTTATTTACTAACGAAGACAAATGTTTTTCATTGGCAAATAGCTCGAGACGCGTACACGTTTCTTCAAAATTGGTTTGAAAGGTTTCCACAGTACAAGAATCGAGATTTCTATATAGCAGGGGAAAGCTACGCTGGTATATCAAGCAAGCAATTTTATGATATCTGAACAAAGAAAGCTCGTCTTCATATTATAAATAAACTTTGTTCTGGTCTCTTATTTGTGTGTGCAGGGTTCTATGTACCTGAATTAGCAGACACAATTCTTAAGAATAACAACTCACGTACATCCTTCATCAGTCTCAAGGGAGTTATGGTGCGGTTCCTTTCCCTTCCCCTCTTCCTCTGAAACTGATCTATTGTGCAAGCCAactatatttatgttttttttttcaaatgcctCAAAGTACACTAAATTTTATTTTAAGGTATAGTTGaaaagtatatatacatatagtattAATGACTATTTATATTAGGAAAATATGGTGAACAATATCTAGTTATATTGTGAGTTATTTGGAGTTTTTATTTACTGAAATGTTGTATTGCATAGATTGGAAATGGAATAATGAATAGGGAGACAGATGATTGTGGTTCTATTGATTATGCATGGTCACATGCATTGATATCAGACGAAGATTATGCAAATCAACGTTGCATTCCATCTGGTTCAAGCTATACAACTCACAACAACACATCAGTGTCTCGAGCAGAATCTACGGATGGAGAAATAAATCCCTATAATATATATGCCCCACTTTGTCCTTCCCATCCAGACCCCATTTGGGCATCTTCTAATTCTATTGTGAGTATTTAAACATGAATTTTCTATAatctcttgacatagaaatttttgTAGTAGTAATGTTATTTGTCATATTATATACtataaattttgaataaatatatatatatatgttctacTCTCTATTGTAGAATGATGCCCCAACAAATGAATCAGATGGATTTGATCCATGTAGTCCTGGTTACGTGTTTACCTACCTTAACACTCCAGAAGTGCAAAGTGCTCTTCATGCAAATGTAACAGACTTGTCTTATGTGTGGACGGAATGCAGGTATGACTATATGCATTTGACATTTTCAAATAAGGATGATTATTTGTTTGATCTCATAAAGTTTAAGACTTGGAAGATTACCATCTAatgattttccaatcttcttctttaaATAGTGAGGTACTCTCATACACCATCTCTGCAACCACAATGTTTCCAATATATCGAAGAATGATGGCAGCAGGATTAAGAATACTAGTCTACAGGTATAAAGGAGAAAAAATTGTTATTGGTAGAAAATGTTTAatgataaaaatttgattgtaaaatCTAATTAATTGTAAATGATTTTGGTTGTAGCGGAGATGTGGATGCAGTGGTTCCTGTGACTGGCACAAGATATTCCATTAATGCATTAAAGCTTCCAATAGAACAAGAATGGTATCCATGGATGAGTGGAGAGTTAGACGTGGGTGGTTTTAGTGTAATCTACAAGGGCTTGACATTTGCAACTGTTAGAGGAGCAGGGCATGAAGTGCCTAGTTATCAACCTTCTAGAGCCTTGACCATGACCAAATCATTTTTGGCTGGCAAGTCGTTGCCATCATAACAGTTCCACTTTTTTACATTTAGTAATGACAttcaaataattttataattaccaGTATAATGAATATGTGTACAATCTATTTCAAAAAAGATATTATTATTGACACATATTTACATATTTGAACATCAAACATATTGTattcatttgatttatttttagtaTGAAGAGAGGTCATAGAAATACATGTTAATAAggttattaatttaaaaattaaatgatataaaaattaAGGTACAAGTTATTGTTGTTTATTATGATACAATTTTTTGATAGAATAAATAATATTCGATATATacatgtctaaatgaaattttaTTATTTGCTAACTTGATATAACTTAGTACATAAAAttacattaatttttatttaaatattagttaatatataaataaaaaaactacattaataatattaataatataataatgttaGTTTGATTTTAGTATGAATTCAAATTTTGATATATTAGTAGAGATTAGAGTGATGCTCCACTCCACATTGGCCCACTCCATTCTCTGGGACATTAGAGAGgtaggaagaaaagcacccatccTTTCTCTaataacaatattaaaaaaaatgttaagtaCTTGGGGGTGGCATTCTAACCTTCTAAAAGTATCACCCTAAAGGGGGAGGCTCATACTCAATTGGTGAGCTCAGGAATTGTGAGATATGTCTAGATACGGGGGACCTAATAGAAAATTTCACTACCATTAGAATGAATTAGTAATAGATGCTATAGTAACAACATTCTATTCTCActctatatttattaaatataatattaggTGTTAATATTGACACTAGCCCAACAATAGTAGGAGAATTTTCTATAATTCATctatcaattatatcattaattGAGGCAAATATAGATATGTCATATATAGGTGAATACAATCTATCTTGAATTCAAGAAACAACAACATGCTAATACTAAGAACATATATACCGCTAACAACTAATAGAAACTAAATAGAAATATATAATActaaagaaacaaaaacatttaCCTCTAATAAAAAAATATTGGTCAACAACTACTAGtgagtaaaaataaagaaaacatcgGGGATGACTACGCAGTGCGTGGGTATTGCACACTTCGTGTTAATACGGAGGTCTTGTGGTCGAGTCTTCGGGCTCGCTTATTGTTTGAACCCCTACAAGTATTGACCAGACTTTGGTGGATAGTGTTGACGTGGCTCATTGACCAAGACAATTAGCGATTATGCGGGGATGTTAATGCCCCATTATTTGCAATCTCTGGTGTACAGACGAGGCTTCCCGTCAAACGGTTGGACTAGTACGGTGGTGACAATGACAAGAGAGATATGGAGACCCGACTTGGAGAGATAAGGTGGTGGCCCGAGCTTCAAGGGTGGAGAGATAAGGTGTTATCGCGAGTGATAAGGGGTTGCTTGTGGGCAACAATACAGCTAAAAATTGGAGGTGTTAATACCTCGCAATTGTAACCACGAGGAGGGGGTCCCCCAAATGTGGCCCTCACTGGTTAGAAACTCCAGTATAAAAAAGACATTaccgatcaaaataaataaataaaacattgaaAGAGACAACATTATCTCTCACCCATGgctaatgaaaaataaaaatatactaaTACACCACAATAAAACATTTAACATTTATGAAATAATATACTAAGGGAAATGTGTAGTATCCCATTGTTGTAAAACCCTATTATAAATTCTACTCCCAAGTATTGGAGTGATTTCAACTAAAGATGAAATTTAGCCACTCTTAAAAATAATATAAAGGAACTTAATACTTTATACAATCTCATATATTGGAACtaattttgtatatattttatCATCCATAAGTGGTCAATATATTTTATTGTTAAATTAGACTTTAAAATATATTAACCTACCATCCCTACGTCCTATCAAAATACTTATAATATTTGATTATTCACCTATAGTTCATGGATATCATCTACTATCTACTTTATGGACTCATTTATGAAGATCCCTTCTTCAATTTCTCAATCTCCATGCCAATTTTTTATGTTTTGCTTTTCCATTTTATTTCCTCATCCCTTTCATTGTACTCTTGAACTATAGTAGTCCTAAAGTATATTAAATGAACTCATTACTCACTACAACTAGATTCAATTTTATCataatttgaattaaataatttagctCATATAAATTTGGTCATTATGTACCAAACCTTCCttctttaatattaatataattccTTCCTCACCATAGCTGAAAATATTTCCTAGATGGTGGTATATGATAGGGCCACATCACTACAAGTTCCTAGAGGATTCCTTAGATTACATTCTTACTAAGAATACCATAAAAATTACTAGAAAAGGCCCATATGAAAAACTTCAACTCTCCATATATTTTAACCTATAGAAACTATACAAATTCCACAAGCAATCTCACCTCCATGAAGGACATCTAATAAATATTTATAAGGAGATTCACAAAATAATGCATGCTATAAAATAtgtagaaaataaactaaaatttatcattttttattattaattatagaTTCACCCATTGAAATCTTTAGtgtctttatttttaattaatggaGTTGAATTAAAGCAAAACTTGATTAGCCTAGTAATTTTCTACTCTATATTTAGACCTATACCAATGTACTACTATCAACCTATTAAAACTAGCCTCTCATTTTTAGAAATTCCTTTATTTGATTGTTTTTAGTTTCTAATTTAGATGATTGCCTTTGTGAGCTATCTTAAAAATTATTTGTGAGTGAATTTCTATCTCCGCACCTATATACCCTACTCTACAAATAGCTTTCAATCCATCAAGTAAATCTTCCCTTTTACATTATGTAACAGGTTGAAAATTAGGTATTCACTAGTGTAGCTATGTAAAGAAGGAAGAAACCTTTTTTTCACTACCTAGTTACATTAAAGGGAGATGAGATCAATAGATTCACTCCCAAAGGATGAATGCTAATTGATTTGTTTTTCTCCCTTTGTGAgagttgaaaatgagctatggAAATGAAGtaaattgaatgctagatctagggctaAAGATTAAAAAATTGGCATAAATCAGTATAAATAGATAGTTATGAATTTGATATGAAGTTGTAAGCACGGATCTAGAATGGGAAAGAACAATAGAACCCATGTCTCGAATCTAAGCCTAAAAATGAAAGACAACAATTCTCTATGTGACCCTGTCCTCAAAATGTTGGATATAAATGAATGTAACTTTCCTTGATCCAAAATGATGCTTAGAATCTATCCCAAAAGTTTTCTCAAAAATTTGTTGAACATGGATGTGTGGGTCAAccctattgttggcatttgcatgaagattacattaatgatatattatgttgtcattgatgtcaattaaccggtaacaatggtattgttgatattattattgtgatgatgttttgtaaatggtaggaagagtttgtggagtgaaccggtatttttatatattggagagttgaaccggtaaactctACCTATTGTTTGTTAAactctaaccgattaagtttggcaaattggttatattggtttatgatctgatgatgagtggtaatgataataccacgtatgatcattgtatggagagagtttcaaagtgattttggcacgttgattgaaatagtttttgtctagggaatgagcaaatgtattgcatctaatgcaaagcgcatgatgagttactaagttcgatgatgTGGTGATCAAGGAGATGTCGAGGCTTTCtagattgatgtgcagagatttctatgtaatccaatggtcatacttgaaccaacttgtttgtaatctctatgagagaattaggtttttgttgtgttatcgacccaatttatttgtttataaggtcgatgagttgtttagtttctgAGTTGGAAAAATTTTGAGTTAAGTGTGTGGTTTCCAAACCAGATTATGTatatgcagtttgagtaaaggcagataggagcatgaaaaggatctaaaccaacaagtgtagtgttattcaaatagatcaacaaactcctattgttttctaataattacagcagattgaaatcccctaaccgagtaatctctaacaagcttggtgctattcaaatcctctaacaaggtgatccattagcttggatttccaatcctctactgaggttactccttaccaggtattgcttctaacaaggcatttgtagtcaatcccttaaccgggtgattcctaacaggatcagttcttaacaggacttttgtaaaagctttaacaggtttggctcctaatagggcgaacttcagaagagttcagatagttatcttgtgagtcttatctcaccgtggtttttacctattttggtttccacgtcgaaaatattgtgtcaagtggtgaatgtttttgtgaccttatgatcttatggttgatttgcttaactacttaatctattttgataagtcatgataatcggaagcattgtgaaatgaagttttgctaatgtcagtaaaagcatttggatgtttatgagtttgaagttgtttactattaatttgttgtaacggtcaaccggtttatcttgaggttttttatcttgacagtgatattgcattgatagttctaagtttactttgagagattgattttgaggttggtgaagtttgtatcagtttttctatctactgattcaccccccccccccgcctctcagtagttgaccggattcttattctttcatcctaccatcaattggtatcaaagttgatCAGGTCCTCTAAGATTTAAGCCTaccaacttgaggtaaagatcttgtagatcatgatgaagaaggaaggtctgaagtttaatagagagaactataggatatggagtgacagaatgaaaatttatatcaagagtctgggtagccaatattgggaacatgtcgatactaagtatgttgcatctACTGGGAtgttgattgatgatcagaagaaagagcaacaagaaaatcatcaagcattagagactATTAtgagttctttgtctgatgcaaagtatgtagatgtttatggtctagagactgcatatgaggtatggaaaaaaattgaagagatttatagcgttgatgaacatgttaagatttctaaagaagagagcCTAAGATAGaattttgatgacatgtggatggctggaGGTGAGAATAttcagtagtatggtcaaaggataaaagagatagttggtgaaattaagagtgcatgaggtaaagtggaagatgccacaataatcagtaaggtactgagaacccttctactagtctatgctatctgagttgcatccATTAAGGAGCTAAATTCTATTGACAAAACGAAGGTAaaccttgactccatcattggaaaacttactactttgaattaaatggttatgatggtagtatacaaaaATATGAGTCTGCaattagagcttctgtttctaatccatctatgaggaaaagaagagatgttagtcatgttgtcctcgatttcattatggccaaaatcgtgaggcaaccctacaaaactggtccgtttcataccttatggtctctgggagagcttaatcgactcggTTGgttagttcatttcattcttttcctttcgtttttattgttttccttgtttcttaGCTTTGCAGTTTTTCCTgaagttcggactttaaagtctgaactgcagggtTCCTTGTTTTCaatacacttcggactttaaagtctggtaTGTATTTGTAGCTTTTTTGCTTGCAGATCGGACTTTTAAGTCCAAACTGGAGGTTGTCTTTGcctacagttcagactttaaagtccgaactgtaggtGATTTGCTTCCCaagttgcatgtcagactttaaagtccgacttgcaagtgTCCCTagcttgcatgtcagactttaaaacccgacatgcaactgCGAGTTGTATTAAttagcatttattgctaattagggttttttaaatttctttttaagtTTATTTTGCGCATTTTAATTTTCATTATGCTCTGTCTTCTTCTTCCGCACGCCCTCCTCTGCTCCTACTCATCGTGATTCGGATTTCCCTTGCCCGATTGTCGGATCCTTTTTCATCGGTGAATTGGAAGAGGTAGGGTCTCGTGTTTTTCTCTTTCGGGCTTCTTTTTTGCGTTTgatttcttccttgtttttgttgtttttctttgtGTGTGTCGGAAGAGCAATCGAA contains the following coding sequences:
- the LOC131043845 gene encoding serine carboxypeptidase II-3-like, with amino-acid sequence MVHPSHQLSRYEVLSRRSRVRREAEEWVAPSISSEYSWKLNQYAQDGLQENDKITALPGQPAGITFAQYSGYVTVDAEAGRALFYYFTEATEDPSAKPLLLWLNGGPGCSSFGVGAMTELGPFRVQPDGKTLSKNPYAWNQVANTLFLESPAGVGFSYSNTTSDYLNGNDDNTARDAYTFLQNWFERFPQYKNRDFYIAGESYAGFYVPELADTILKNNNSRTSFISLKGVMIGNGIMNRETDDCGSIDYAWSHALISDEDYANQRCIPSGSSYTTHNNTSVSRAESTDGEINPYNIYAPLCPSHPDPIWASSNSINDAPTNESDGFDPCSPGYVFTYLNTPEVQSALHANVTDLSYVWTECSEVLSYTISATTMFPIYRRMMAAGLRILVYSGDVDAVVPVTGTRYSINALKLPIEQEWYPWMSGELDVGGFSVIYKGLTFATVRGAGHEVPSYQPSRALTMTKSFLAGKSLPS